The following proteins are co-located in the Silene latifolia isolate original U9 population chromosome 1, ASM4854445v1, whole genome shotgun sequence genome:
- the LOC141610676 gene encoding uncharacterized protein LOC141610676 — MAESATSISASKKLIRVDISSDNVCPWCYVGKINLDKAIAASKHHFDFEIHWHPFFLEPSAPKEGVNKRDFYKQKFGSQYEQIIGGMAEIYKGLGLEYNMDGLTGNTLDSHRLILFARQQGLNKQHELVELILDGYMTKGKYVGDREFLIECAKKVELEGAAEFLENPNNGLKEVNEDFQKYSADLGGVPYYVINGQHKFSGGLSHDGWLRAFQAAAK, encoded by the exons ATGGCCGAGTCGGCGACGAGTATTAGCGCATCCAAGAAGTTGATTCGAGTCGATATCAGCTCAGATAATGTGTGTCCCTGGTGTTATGTGGGCAAAATTAATCTAGACAAAGCTATTGCTGCTTCAAAACATCACTTTGATTTTGAG ATACATTGGCACCCGTTTTTCCTTGAGCCTTCTGCACCCAAAGAAGGTGTCAATAAGAGGGATTTCTACAAGCAAAAATTTGGCTCTCAGTATGAACAAATTATAGGGGGGATGGCAGAG ATATATAAGGGTCTTGGACTGGAATATAACATGGACGGGTTAAC GGGAAATACTTTGGATAGCCATAGGCTCATACTTTTTGCAAGACAGCAAGGGCTTAATAAGCAACACGAACTTGTCGAATTGATTCTTGATGGATACATGACCAAGGGGAAGTATGTAGGTGACCG GGAGTTCCTCATTGAATGTGCTAAGAAAGTTGAGTTGGAAGGAGCAGCTGAGTTTCTTGAGAACCCCAACAATGGCCTTAAGGAG GTGAATGAGGACTTCCAGAAATATTCTGCAGACCTCGGTGGAGTTCCATACTATGTT ATCAACGGACAACACAAGTTCAGCGGGGGACTGTCCCATGACGGCTGGCTTAGAGCTTTCCAAGCTGCTGCAAAGTAA